In Syntrophomonas wolfei subsp. wolfei str. Goettingen G311, a single window of DNA contains:
- a CDS encoding NAD(P)H-dependent glycerol-3-phosphate dehydrogenase, which produces MPKICILGSGSWGTAQALLLSSKEFQVILWGRIEDGVDSLQQDRENRRFLPGIRLSDTIVATSDLARALKGADIVVMAVPSQSLREVLEKARPYLGKDSCLVNTAKGLEISSGMRMSQVVEDVLGKQSRERYAVLSGPSHAEEVARNIPTAITVASYHKENAFLVQDLYMTPFFRVYTNPDVAGVELGGALKNIIALGTGIASGLGYGDNTQAALLTRGLHEIIRMGEAMGGEARTFSGLSGIGDLVVTCSSRHSRNRQAGILIGQGYSLEETLKQIAMVVEGAHTIRVVHRLACQLRIDMPICTACYNVLYANRKARDEVDDLMRRQKKHEIEEIVKRKKGW; this is translated from the coding sequence ATGCCTAAAATATGTATTCTGGGGTCTGGCAGCTGGGGGACAGCCCAGGCCTTGTTATTGAGCAGTAAAGAATTTCAGGTAATTCTTTGGGGACGGATTGAAGATGGGGTAGATAGCCTGCAACAGGATAGGGAAAACCGGCGCTTTCTACCCGGGATTAGGCTTTCGGATACCATAGTGGCCACCAGTGACCTTGCCCGGGCTCTAAAGGGAGCTGATATAGTGGTTATGGCGGTTCCCTCGCAATCGCTTAGAGAAGTCTTGGAAAAGGCCCGTCCTTACCTGGGGAAAGACAGCTGCCTGGTAAATACCGCTAAAGGGCTGGAGATAAGCAGCGGGATGAGAATGAGCCAGGTTGTGGAGGATGTACTCGGTAAACAAAGCAGGGAACGATATGCCGTTTTATCAGGTCCCAGCCATGCTGAGGAAGTAGCCAGGAATATTCCGACGGCAATAACGGTAGCATCCTACCACAAAGAAAATGCTTTCCTGGTACAGGATCTATATATGACTCCCTTTTTTCGGGTTTATACCAATCCAGATGTAGCCGGGGTTGAACTGGGCGGAGCCTTGAAAAATATTATCGCCCTGGGTACAGGAATCGCTTCTGGCTTAGGATACGGAGACAACACCCAGGCGGCTTTATTAACGCGGGGTTTGCATGAAATAATTCGCATGGGCGAAGCTATGGGAGGGGAAGCCCGGACTTTTTCCGGGTTGAGCGGCATCGGAGATTTAGTGGTAACCTGTAGCAGCAGGCATTCACGCAATCGCCAGGCTGGGATATTAATCGGCCAGGGATATAGCCTGGAAGAAACCCTGAAGCAAATCGCTATGGTGGTAGAGGGAGCACACACCATAAGAGTAGTCCATCGTTTGGCTTGCCAATTAAGAATAGATATGCCTATTTGCACTGCTTGCTATAATGTTTTGTATGCTAATAGAAAAGCAAGAGATGAAGTCGATGATTTAATGCGACGACAAAAGAAACACGAAATAGAAGAAATAGTTAAACGAAAAAAGGGATGGTGA
- the plsY gene encoding glycerol-3-phosphate 1-O-acyltransferase PlsY, which yields MQEAALLVLCYLLGSIPFSYFFTRMLTRQDIRKRGSGNVGATNVFRTSGPGVALLAFLGDLLKGLLAAWIGQSTGSQLLLVICVILAVIGHIYPVFLGFKGGKGVTTSAGIILFLMPDVTGILLLIFLAIVYFTRYVSLGSITVACLLPLVSLAMGKPWSYVVIGILMAALVVYHHRENIDRLRNGSEAKITDKA from the coding sequence TTGCAAGAGGCAGCCTTACTTGTTTTATGTTATTTGTTGGGCTCTATACCGTTCTCTTACTTTTTCACCCGCATGCTTACCCGGCAGGATATCCGCAAGAGGGGCAGTGGTAATGTTGGTGCCACCAATGTCTTTCGTACTTCAGGCCCTGGGGTGGCCCTGCTGGCTTTTCTTGGTGACTTGCTAAAAGGACTCCTGGCGGCCTGGATTGGCCAATCCACCGGCAGCCAGCTTTTGCTGGTTATCTGCGTGATTCTGGCCGTAATAGGCCATATTTATCCCGTCTTCCTTGGTTTTAAAGGAGGGAAGGGAGTAACCACATCGGCAGGCATCATCCTTTTCCTGATGCCCGATGTAACCGGCATATTATTATTGATTTTCCTGGCCATAGTCTATTTTACTCGCTATGTTTCTCTGGGTTCGATTACTGTTGCTTGTCTGCTTCCTTTGGTAAGCCTGGCTATGGGTAAGCCCTGGTCTTATGTAGTAATTGGGATTTTAATGGCTGCTTTAGTAGTCTATCATCACCGGGAAAATATTGACCGGCTTAGGAATGGCAGTGAAGCAAAGATAACTGACAAAGCCTAG
- the der gene encoding ribosome biogenesis GTPase Der, whose product MKPVVAIVGRPNVGKSTLFNRLAGARKAIVEDIPGVTRDRLYDSSDWNGREFIIIDTGGIRFNEGDIFAREIKLQAELAIEEADVIVLVLDSREGITAEDEQVANLLRKSNKPVVLAANKVEEFKKQLDYYEFYKLGLGDPIPVSAMHGYNTNELLDAVISHFKPALEYEEEGDAIKIAIVGRPNVGKSSLVNALLGEERVIVSDVPGTTRDAIDTPFQFKGQNYLLIDTAGMRRKSRIKETTERYSVIRTLKAIERADVVLIMLDATEGVAEQDKKIAGYVHEQSRANIIVVNKWDLVEKDGQTMNRFDKDIREELKFLSYSPIMYVSALTKKRIFQVLEIVNFVAEQHHRRVNTAELNQVINEAMMLNPLPGGGGKRIKILYSTQVRVAPPTFVFFSNKPEMVHFSYLRYLENALRKNFGFEGTPIRLLLRQNTERDNC is encoded by the coding sequence ATGAAACCGGTTGTCGCTATTGTAGGACGCCCCAATGTGGGAAAATCCACTCTATTTAACCGCCTGGCCGGAGCCCGGAAGGCCATAGTGGAGGATATACCCGGGGTAACCCGGGATAGATTGTATGATAGTTCGGATTGGAACGGCCGGGAGTTTATCATTATTGACACCGGGGGTATTCGTTTTAATGAAGGGGATATTTTTGCCCGCGAAATCAAGCTGCAGGCTGAGCTCGCTATTGAGGAAGCCGATGTCATAGTACTGGTTCTGGACAGCCGTGAGGGCATCACTGCTGAAGATGAACAGGTGGCCAACCTCCTTAGAAAGTCCAACAAACCGGTAGTACTGGCGGCCAACAAGGTCGAAGAATTCAAAAAACAATTGGATTACTACGAGTTCTATAAATTGGGACTGGGTGACCCCATACCGGTTTCGGCTATGCATGGTTATAATACCAATGAACTGCTGGATGCAGTAATTTCCCACTTTAAACCTGCACTTGAATATGAAGAAGAAGGGGACGCAATTAAAATTGCCATAGTGGGGCGTCCCAATGTAGGAAAATCATCACTGGTAAATGCTTTATTGGGAGAAGAAAGAGTTATAGTCAGCGATGTGCCTGGAACTACCAGGGATGCAATTGATACTCCTTTTCAATTTAAGGGACAAAACTATCTATTGATTGATACTGCCGGTATGAGAAGAAAATCGCGCATCAAAGAGACAACGGAGAGATACAGCGTTATTCGGACTCTAAAAGCGATTGAACGGGCTGATGTAGTGCTGATTATGCTTGATGCCACTGAAGGGGTAGCGGAGCAGGACAAAAAGATTGCCGGTTATGTGCATGAGCAATCCCGGGCTAATATAATAGTAGTAAACAAGTGGGACCTGGTGGAAAAAGATGGGCAAACCATGAATCGTTTTGATAAAGATATTCGCGAGGAACTCAAGTTTCTATCCTATTCTCCCATAATGTATGTATCTGCCCTGACCAAAAAACGGATATTTCAAGTATTGGAGATAGTAAACTTTGTGGCAGAACAGCACCACCGCCGGGTAAATACTGCGGAGCTTAATCAAGTGATTAATGAGGCCATGATGCTAAACCCCTTGCCCGGAGGAGGCGGCAAAAGAATAAAAATACTATATAGCACTCAAGTCCGTGTCGCCCCACCTACTTTTGTTTTCTTTAGCAACAAGCCGGAAATGGTACATTTCTCTTATTTGCGTTATTTGGAAAATGCACTGCGCAAGAACTTTGGTTTTGAGGGAACTCCCATTCGCCTGTTGCTGCGCCAGAACACGGAGCGCGATAATTGCTAA
- a CDS encoding DUF512 domain-containing protein — MDNCFQDSAAEEKILTAPIKDIMENSIAGEMDIEPGDKLYSINGNEINDILDYQFYSQEDYLLVEIEKANSGELWVLEIEKEYDEELGLLFDGLIFDKMKLCQNRCLFCFVDQLPRKMRKTLYVKDDDYRYSFLLGNFISLTNLNEKDWDKILSMRLSPLYVSIHCMQPELRARLFNNPRAANIKSELKRLQEAVIEVHTQIVLCPGINDAEVLQHSIYELAQFFPSVASVGVVPVGLSGHRQGLAPLRGFRVDEAIKTIELVDSFQDEFRPRLGRGFVYAADEFYLKAGRDFPPALYYDDYCQVENGIGLARIFLDDFAEIETSLPIVVKSQEVYLITGISAGPVLEKVVRRLNRIEGLELKIIRVTNRFFGGGVTVTGLLTGADIIATLGRDFAGKKLIIPEIVFKEGQDIMLDDSSREELEEKTGAEIITVDGSARSLVRAVLSLTEV; from the coding sequence ATGGATAATTGTTTTCAGGATTCTGCTGCGGAGGAAAAGATTTTGACTGCACCTATAAAAGACATCATGGAAAACAGCATTGCCGGGGAAATGGATATAGAACCCGGAGATAAACTTTATAGCATTAATGGTAATGAGATAAATGATATCCTTGATTACCAATTCTATTCCCAGGAAGATTATTTGCTGGTGGAAATTGAAAAGGCCAATAGCGGGGAATTATGGGTCCTGGAGATTGAAAAAGAATATGATGAAGAATTGGGCCTGCTTTTTGATGGGCTTATTTTTGATAAGATGAAATTGTGTCAGAACCGCTGCCTATTTTGTTTTGTAGACCAGCTTCCGCGCAAAATGAGAAAAACCCTCTATGTAAAAGATGACGATTACCGCTATTCATTTCTGCTGGGAAACTTTATCAGCCTGACCAATCTGAATGAAAAAGATTGGGATAAGATCCTTTCTATGCGACTAAGTCCCCTTTATGTTTCAATACACTGCATGCAGCCTGAACTAAGAGCCCGTCTTTTCAACAATCCCCGGGCGGCTAATATAAAAAGTGAGCTGAAACGTCTGCAAGAAGCCGTAATAGAAGTACATACGCAAATAGTGCTCTGTCCCGGCATTAATGATGCTGAAGTTTTACAGCATAGTATATACGAGCTGGCCCAGTTCTTTCCATCAGTTGCTTCGGTTGGGGTGGTTCCAGTGGGCTTAAGCGGGCATCGCCAGGGGCTTGCCCCTCTTCGGGGATTTAGGGTGGATGAAGCTATAAAGACCATCGAACTAGTGGATAGCTTCCAGGATGAATTCCGACCCCGTCTGGGACGAGGGTTTGTTTATGCCGCTGATGAGTTTTACCTAAAAGCCGGAAGAGATTTTCCGCCTGCTCTTTATTACGATGATTATTGCCAGGTGGAAAATGGGATAGGCCTGGCTCGTATATTTTTAGATGATTTTGCAGAAATCGAGACCAGTTTGCCTATAGTGGTAAAAAGTCAGGAGGTCTATCTGATAACCGGTATTTCGGCTGGACCAGTGCTGGAAAAAGTAGTCAGACGGTTAAACCGGATAGAAGGGTTGGAGTTGAAGATAATACGTGTAACCAACCGCTTTTTCGGTGGCGGAGTTACAGTTACCGGTCTCCTAACCGGTGCTGATATTATTGCCACCCTGGGACGGGATTTTGCAGGTAAAAAGCTAATAATACCCGAAATAGTATTTAAAGAAGGACAAGATATTATGCTGGATGATAGCAGCCGAGAAGAACTGGAAGAAAAAACTGGAGCCGAAATAATTACGGTTGATGGCAGTGCTCGCTCTCTGGTAAGAGCAGTGCTATCGCTTACGGAGGTATAA